One Lysinibacillus fusiformis genomic window carries:
- a CDS encoding MmgE/PrpD family protein has product MYDSILKFYKTFSLETYPKHLQEKAKLVILDSVSIMLNDGYSERTAALYRQFRDGPAAFASFVQGVTLVSNELDEGNMLAKGHPSAHFLPALLQVAIERQATSKAFLESFIVGYEISARFGEIIDLKPEIHPHANWGLIGGGFAFAKLLNIREDDSILRAAGLAAQFAFPTLWKPIFKGDEARNIAIGLNNLTLTLLPRLLEADYGSDLENVESLYEDIIGTGFHKEAFQTDFSKYYLEKTYFKFYDSCRFCHGPIDAVLQLIRKIPNFSVNDLKSVVIDTYANAAKLHQQNDANHFAGKFSIPYAIATAIYNQVEDPSTEENIQALASKIMVKEDPSINALLPSIRATRAKIQYSKKLLEHYIEGATGDENTEFLDKMITQKAEGYLRAVFDEECVQTIKHFIFNLEKDQKMGSGFPWNGMQKLM; this is encoded by the coding sequence ATGTACGATTCAATTCTAAAATTTTACAAAACCTTTTCGTTAGAAACTTATCCGAAGCATCTTCAGGAAAAGGCAAAGTTAGTCATTTTAGATTCAGTCAGTATTATGCTAAATGATGGCTATAGTGAGCGAACAGCAGCATTATATCGGCAGTTCCGTGATGGACCTGCAGCATTTGCTAGTTTTGTTCAGGGGGTTACACTTGTATCCAATGAACTAGATGAAGGTAATATGCTAGCAAAAGGGCACCCATCCGCACATTTTTTACCAGCACTTTTACAAGTAGCTATTGAAAGGCAAGCAACGTCTAAAGCATTTTTAGAATCGTTTATTGTGGGGTATGAAATTAGTGCGCGTTTTGGTGAAATTATCGACTTAAAACCTGAAATTCATCCTCATGCTAATTGGGGCTTGATTGGAGGAGGTTTTGCCTTTGCGAAACTTCTAAATATACGAGAGGATGACTCAATACTTCGTGCAGCAGGTTTAGCAGCGCAATTTGCTTTTCCGACATTGTGGAAACCTATCTTCAAGGGAGATGAGGCGAGAAATATTGCAATTGGGTTGAATAATTTAACGCTAACATTATTACCACGCTTGCTAGAAGCGGATTATGGAAGTGACCTAGAGAATGTAGAAAGTCTGTATGAAGATATTATAGGCACAGGCTTTCATAAAGAGGCGTTCCAGACAGATTTCAGTAAGTATTATCTGGAGAAAACCTATTTTAAGTTTTATGATAGCTGTCGGTTCTGCCATGGGCCAATCGATGCTGTACTACAATTGATTCGTAAAATCCCTAATTTCTCAGTAAACGACTTAAAATCAGTGGTGATTGATACATATGCGAATGCAGCGAAACTACATCAACAAAATGATGCAAATCACTTTGCTGGCAAGTTTTCAATTCCATATGCTATTGCTACAGCCATCTACAATCAAGTTGAGGATCCATCAACTGAAGAGAATATACAAGCCTTGGCCAGTAAAATTATGGTGAAGGAGGATCCATCCATTAATGCGCTCCTCCCATCTATTCGGGCAACAAGGGCAAAGATTCAATATAGTAAGAAATTGCTTGAACATTATATTGAGGGTGCAACAGGGGATGAAAATACTGAATTTTTAGATAAAATGATTACTCAGAAAGCTGAAGGGTATTTACGTGCGGTCTTTGATGAAGAATGTGTGCAGACAATTAAGCATTTTATTTTTAATTTAGAGAAAGATCAAAAGATGGGGAGTGGGTTTCCATGGAATGGGATGCAGAAGTTGATGTAA
- a CDS encoding ABC transporter ATP-binding protein, translating into MLKVENLNAGYGNLNILRNLSFEVHQGEVVSILGTNGAGKTTTLRAISGLIPVKSGVIHFDNQILNKKSAEYIVKAGLVQVPEDRKLFSDMTVLENLEMGAYTRKARANLKKNLDYCYDLFPILKERTSQFAGTMSGGQQQMLAIGRALMAEPKLLILDEPSIGLSPLLTKQVFDIISEIKNNGVTILLVEQNVNQALQLANRGYVIENGEVVMSGTAQELLNDETLKASYLGITK; encoded by the coding sequence ATGCTTAAAGTCGAAAATTTAAACGCAGGTTATGGCAATCTGAATATTTTACGTAACTTAAGTTTCGAGGTACATCAGGGTGAAGTTGTAAGTATTTTAGGAACTAATGGTGCGGGGAAGACTACGACATTACGTGCCATCTCAGGTTTGATCCCAGTGAAATCTGGAGTCATCCATTTTGATAATCAAATTCTTAATAAAAAATCAGCTGAATACATTGTCAAAGCTGGATTAGTACAAGTCCCGGAAGATCGAAAATTATTCTCAGATATGACAGTGCTGGAAAATTTAGAAATGGGAGCTTATACTAGGAAAGCACGTGCCAATTTAAAAAAGAATTTGGATTATTGTTATGATTTATTCCCAATTTTAAAGGAACGAACATCGCAATTTGCTGGTACAATGAGTGGTGGACAACAGCAAATGTTAGCGATTGGTCGCGCTTTAATGGCTGAACCTAAGTTATTGATTTTAGATGAGCCTTCTATTGGATTATCACCTTTATTGACAAAGCAAGTTTTTGATATTATTTCAGAAATTAAAAACAATGGTGTAACGATTTTATTAGTTGAACAAAATGTTAATCAGGCATTGCAGCTTGCTAATCGTGGCTATGTTATTGAAAATGGGGAAGTCGTAATGAGTGGAACTGCGCAAGAACTACTAAATGATGAAACGCTTAAGGCATCTTATTTAGGTATTACAAAATAA
- a CDS encoding FAD-dependent oxidoreductase produces MEWDAEVDVIIAGAGGGGLIAALTAAQAGLEVALFEKTEHLLGNTAASAGMIPACNTKFQHQLDIDDSVEKMTADILIKNHHESDPALVEALATVSGELVEWMNDSLQIKMSVVSEFKYPGHSALRMHAPPSRSGLELTKKLKRNVNALDNIYLLLQTSLQKLIQDDAGHVIGIQVASSEGTQYIKGRKVVIATNGFGGNKELVKQHIPEIADAAYFGYEANTGEGMEAGIQVGAATKSLTAYQGHAAINENTGLLVTWGTVMMGGFYINSLGERFANETQGYSEFAREVLKQPEQYGYIIYDERIHRNLLSIEDYKQIAEMEAFKTAETIEVLAEKIQVDVERLSFTFLDYRQQQNGQADAFGREFFDQNLEAPFYAIKVIPALFHTQGGLLINPHAQVLDTNEIIIPNVYAVGGSAVGVSGNHAYGYMSGNGLLAALGFGRIAGLHIVESLIEEKGGAI; encoded by the coding sequence ATGGAATGGGATGCAGAAGTTGATGTAATCATTGCAGGTGCAGGTGGTGGCGGTTTAATCGCCGCACTAACAGCGGCACAAGCAGGGCTAGAGGTAGCATTATTTGAAAAAACAGAGCATTTACTTGGCAATACCGCGGCGAGTGCAGGCATGATTCCAGCTTGTAATACGAAGTTCCAACATCAATTAGATATTGATGATTCGGTTGAAAAAATGACGGCGGATATATTAATAAAAAACCATCATGAAAGTGATCCAGCGCTGGTGGAGGCATTAGCAACAGTGTCAGGGGAGCTAGTGGAATGGATGAATGATTCTTTGCAAATTAAAATGTCTGTCGTTTCGGAATTTAAATATCCTGGTCACAGTGCATTACGCATGCACGCACCACCAAGTCGTTCAGGATTAGAGTTAACGAAGAAACTAAAGCGTAATGTTAATGCACTTGATAATATTTACCTTCTACTTCAAACATCTCTGCAAAAACTCATTCAAGATGATGCAGGCCATGTCATCGGAATCCAAGTCGCATCATCAGAAGGTACGCAATATATTAAAGGGAGAAAAGTAGTCATTGCGACAAATGGCTTTGGTGGTAATAAAGAACTTGTGAAGCAGCATATCCCGGAAATCGCTGATGCAGCATATTTTGGCTATGAGGCGAACACAGGGGAAGGAATGGAAGCAGGGATTCAAGTAGGTGCTGCTACCAAGAGTTTAACCGCTTATCAAGGTCATGCAGCCATCAATGAAAATACAGGACTGCTTGTAACTTGGGGTACGGTTATGATGGGTGGATTCTATATAAATAGTTTAGGCGAACGATTTGCTAATGAAACACAAGGCTATTCAGAATTTGCGCGTGAAGTATTAAAGCAACCGGAACAATACGGTTATATTATTTATGATGAGCGTATTCATAGGAACCTTTTATCAATTGAGGATTACAAGCAAATTGCGGAGATGGAAGCATTTAAAACAGCGGAAACAATTGAAGTTTTAGCAGAGAAAATTCAAGTCGATGTCGAACGGCTGTCGTTTACATTCTTGGATTATCGACAACAACAAAATGGACAGGCAGATGCTTTTGGTCGCGAATTTTTTGATCAAAATCTTGAAGCGCCATTTTATGCAATTAAAGTTATTCCAGCATTATTCCATACACAAGGGGGATTACTCATTAACCCACATGCACAGGTGTTGGATACAAATGAAATAATAATTCCAAATGTTTATGCTGTTGGAGGTAGTGCAGTCGGTGTTTCGGGCAATCATGCGTATGGTTATATGTCGGGCAATGGCTTACTTGCAGCATTGGGCTTTGGGCGCATTGCTGGACTACATATTGTGGAGTCATTGATTGAAGAAAAAGGGGGAGCAATATGA
- a CDS encoding branched-chain amino acid ABC transporter permease produces MSAELFFQSLIDGILMGGIYGLVAIGLTLIFGVMKIINFAQGALMMLGMYVTYWCFDLMGLNPYLSLPLSAVALFFIGAGLQRGVLQRMADAPDHNQLLVTLGITLFVENLALVLFKPDFRSVTVDGLPATISLFNLNIHTTKLIAFVFAVFLAIGLFFFLKKTFIGRAIRATSINGQGASLVGVNIKRINYIAFGIGAALAGVAGTLLTPFFYTSPTVGASFILKAFVVVVLGGLGNFLGALVGGILIGVSEALGGVLLPGSLKDLMTYLIFILILLLKPNGLFGGKTR; encoded by the coding sequence ATGAGTGCAGAATTGTTTTTTCAATCATTGATTGATGGCATTTTAATGGGAGGAATTTACGGTCTTGTAGCAATTGGTTTAACGCTGATTTTCGGTGTTATGAAAATCATCAACTTCGCACAAGGAGCTCTGATGATGCTTGGAATGTACGTCACGTATTGGTGTTTTGATTTAATGGGATTAAATCCATATTTATCTTTACCATTAAGTGCGGTTGCACTATTCTTTATTGGCGCTGGATTACAACGTGGTGTACTTCAACGTATGGCAGATGCTCCAGATCACAATCAGTTATTAGTTACGCTCGGGATTACATTATTTGTTGAAAACTTAGCGTTAGTTTTATTTAAGCCAGATTTCCGAAGTGTAACAGTCGATGGATTACCTGCAACAATTTCTCTTTTTAATTTAAATATTCATACGACAAAATTAATTGCCTTTGTATTCGCGGTATTTTTAGCAATCGGTCTTTTCTTTTTCTTAAAAAAGACATTTATTGGACGCGCGATTCGTGCAACGTCTATTAACGGCCAGGGTGCATCACTTGTTGGCGTTAATATTAAACGTATTAATTATATTGCTTTTGGGATTGGTGCAGCATTAGCAGGTGTCGCGGGTACATTACTTACACCATTCTTCTACACATCCCCAACTGTAGGGGCAAGCTTTATTTTAAAAGCGTTCGTTGTTGTAGTATTAGGTGGATTAGGTAACTTCTTAGGCGCTTTAGTAGGAGGCATTTTAATAGGTGTCAGTGAGGCATTAGGAGGCGTATTATTACCGGGTAGCTTAAAGGATTTAATGACATATTTGATCTTTATTCTCATCCTATTACTGAAGCCGAATGGTTTGTTTGGAGGTAAAACACGATGA
- a CDS encoding ABC transporter substrate-binding protein codes for MKKWSVVFMLCFLTIVLAACNSGASTSGDSGDGAGKGDSVKIGSLHPLSGGLALEGQEMRDAVKLAIKEKNDAGGIQSLGNKSVELVEADHEGSPEKGVSEVQKLDRAGVVGIVGAYSSGVALPATQEAERSRLPFIVDIGSADEITERGFKYTFRLQPAASSFSIDFLKYFKDLNENATEKLSTAVIVHEDSVFGTSIAKAIKGNAKDYGLDILDVLPHASSTADLSSTINKISASKPDIVLVTTYLRDGVMLVEGIQNSNYKPRALIGVANGAFSNAKFITDYQSINNLLMDVNYTINPHSDLANDVKAKYKEAYGREMGPNAAYSYMATTVLLDAIERAGSTDREAIRKALTETNLEDHILPQEAIQFDEKGQNINAKAVLNQITDGASKVVGPAEYLEVEPVYPRN; via the coding sequence ATGAAAAAATGGTCAGTTGTATTCATGTTATGTTTCTTAACTATTGTTTTAGCAGCTTGTAACAGCGGCGCTTCAACATCGGGTGACAGTGGTGATGGAGCAGGCAAAGGGGATTCAGTTAAAATTGGTTCACTTCATCCATTAAGTGGGGGCTTGGCATTAGAAGGTCAAGAAATGCGAGATGCAGTGAAATTAGCAATTAAGGAAAAAAATGATGCAGGCGGTATCCAATCATTAGGAAATAAATCTGTTGAATTGGTAGAGGCAGACCATGAGGGTTCACCAGAGAAAGGGGTTTCGGAAGTACAAAAACTTGATCGTGCAGGTGTAGTTGGCATTGTTGGTGCTTACTCAAGTGGTGTAGCGTTACCAGCAACTCAAGAAGCAGAGCGTTCACGTTTACCATTCATCGTTGATATTGGTTCAGCGGATGAAATTACGGAACGTGGTTTTAAGTATACTTTTCGTTTACAACCAGCAGCAAGTTCATTTTCTATCGATTTCTTAAAGTATTTCAAAGATTTAAATGAAAATGCAACGGAAAAACTATCTACTGCTGTAATCGTACATGAAGATAGTGTATTCGGTACAAGTATTGCAAAGGCCATCAAGGGCAATGCAAAAGACTATGGTTTAGACATTTTAGATGTTTTACCACACGCATCTTCGACAGCTGATTTATCATCAACAATCAATAAAATTTCTGCAAGTAAGCCAGATATCGTGTTGGTAACAACATATCTTCGTGATGGGGTAATGCTAGTGGAAGGTATTCAAAACTCTAACTATAAACCTCGCGCCCTTATAGGTGTAGCTAACGGTGCATTTAGTAATGCAAAATTTATTACGGATTATCAATCAATCAACAATTTATTGATGGATGTTAACTACACAATTAATCCACATAGTGATTTAGCAAATGATGTAAAAGCAAAGTATAAAGAAGCATATGGTCGTGAAATGGGACCAAACGCAGCGTACTCTTACATGGCGACAACGGTTTTACTTGATGCTATTGAACGTGCGGGATCAACAGATCGAGAAGCAATCCGTAAAGCATTAACAGAAACAAACTTAGAGGATCATATTTTGCCTCAAGAAGCTATTCAGTTTGATGAAAAGGGTCAAAACATAAATGCAAAAGCAGTATTAAACCAAATCACAGATGGCGCATCAAAGGTAGTTGGACCAGCAGAGTACTTAGAGGTTGAGCCAGTATATCCACGAAATTAA
- a CDS encoding dihydroorotase — protein sequence MLDLFIKNGEVVIPRVGVRKANIGVKNEKIVAILDHEEVAEATEVIDATGLHILPGVIDAHQHLGIYNSIEQDFLDTKQHAISGITTVVNFDRQPVSYLEWFPKVKKDVEKWTYIDFTYSLGILKEQHLDELEELVDKEGITSFKFFRNYERQLNDKFKITDGIDLSAYDLGRILAKFKEVSPKLLLAVHCENMDINRKLTAQLQAEDENNGLSTWSKTSPGHAEAESLLSSLYMNKVYDGNLYIVHLTSGDSVEVLKQSQWLTEGNVKVETCPHYLLLHDEHEVGIKAKVGPPVHKREDGEKLWDGIRTGFINAIGTDHVPSSLEKKLGKSGDTWETLFGFPSAGGLLPLMLTEGYVKRDIPLERIADIMSLSLAESYNLPSKGRIEVGADADFAIVDLQTKKALMAKEMSESCDFSLYDGWELVGWPAFTVSRGEIIVADGKAIKENGRGKFVHRTI from the coding sequence ATGTTGGATTTATTCATTAAAAATGGTGAAGTTGTCATTCCACGTGTAGGCGTGAGAAAAGCAAATATCGGCGTGAAAAATGAAAAAATTGTTGCCATTCTAGATCATGAAGAAGTAGCAGAAGCTACAGAGGTAATTGATGCAACAGGGCTTCATATTTTACCAGGTGTTATCGATGCCCATCAGCACTTAGGAATTTACAATTCAATAGAACAAGATTTTTTAGATACGAAGCAGCATGCCATTTCTGGTATTACAACGGTCGTTAACTTTGACCGTCAGCCAGTAAGTTACTTAGAGTGGTTTCCAAAGGTGAAAAAAGATGTCGAGAAATGGACGTACATTGATTTCACATATAGCTTAGGTATTTTGAAAGAACAGCACTTAGATGAATTAGAAGAACTAGTTGACAAGGAAGGCATTACATCCTTTAAATTCTTCCGCAATTATGAGCGTCAGTTAAACGATAAGTTCAAAATTACAGACGGTATAGATTTATCAGCCTATGATTTAGGTCGCATTTTGGCGAAGTTCAAAGAAGTATCACCAAAGCTTTTACTGGCTGTACATTGCGAAAACATGGATATTAATCGTAAACTAACAGCCCAGTTACAAGCGGAAGACGAGAACAACGGGCTATCAACATGGAGCAAGACAAGCCCTGGGCATGCAGAAGCAGAATCTTTACTCAGCTCACTTTATATGAACAAAGTTTATGATGGCAATCTATATATTGTGCACTTAACATCAGGCGATAGTGTTGAGGTGCTGAAACAGTCGCAATGGCTAACCGAGGGCAATGTCAAGGTAGAGACTTGTCCACATTATTTATTACTACACGACGAGCATGAGGTAGGCATTAAAGCGAAAGTAGGACCACCTGTTCATAAACGAGAAGACGGTGAAAAACTATGGGATGGTATTCGAACAGGGTTTATTAATGCTATAGGGACAGACCATGTACCGAGTAGTTTAGAAAAAAAACTAGGTAAATCCGGTGATACATGGGAGACATTATTCGGTTTCCCAAGTGCAGGTGGTCTATTACCATTAATGCTGACGGAGGGTTATGTCAAACGTGATATTCCGTTAGAGCGTATTGCTGACATTATGTCGTTATCATTAGCAGAATCGTATAATCTTCCCTCGAAAGGGCGCATTGAAGTGGGGGCGGATGCAGACTTTGCGATTGTTGATCTTCAAACGAAAAAGGCATTAATGGCAAAAGAAATGTCGGAAAGTTGTGACTTCTCGTTGTATGACGGATGGGAGTTAGTTGGTTGGCCAGCTTTTACAGTAAGTCGTGGAGAAATTATTGTAGCTGATGGTAAGGCAATCAAAGAAAACGGCCGAGGGAAATTTGTGCATCGTACAATCTAG
- a CDS encoding branched-chain amino acid ABC transporter permease, whose translation MKKSYILYLIAVVFIALFPLFTDNQYYIHMGILILYYALVSQAWNILSGYAGQFSFGHAIFFGTGAYASAILLVKYNISPWIGMIIGAVVAILIALLIGFLSFRYKLRGAYFSLGTLAFAEILRIIVQNMDYFNKTLGILLPIGSNPLMFQFESRITYFYVILVLTIIVTLITYFISKSRLGFNLIAIRENEDAAQSLGVNTFKNKMMAIAISGALTSVGGTFYAQYLLYIDPPTTFGNDVSVSIILPAILGGMGTILGPFMGALIIVPLGELTSHFFGGFAGVHLMVYGLILVLVILFLPEGLVGWFQEKIRLRKLKKEGKANDIAKT comes from the coding sequence ATGAAAAAATCATATATTTTATACCTGATTGCCGTTGTGTTTATTGCTCTTTTTCCACTCTTTACCGATAACCAATATTACATTCATATGGGTATCTTGATTTTGTATTATGCTTTAGTAAGTCAGGCATGGAATATTTTAAGTGGCTATGCAGGGCAGTTCTCATTTGGTCATGCTATATTTTTTGGTACGGGTGCATATGCATCGGCAATTTTACTAGTAAAGTATAATATTTCACCTTGGATTGGCATGATTATAGGTGCAGTTGTGGCGATATTAATTGCTTTATTAATCGGTTTCCTCTCATTCCGTTACAAATTACGGGGCGCATATTTCTCGTTAGGGACACTTGCGTTTGCTGAGATTTTACGAATCATCGTACAAAATATGGATTACTTCAATAAAACATTAGGAATTTTATTACCGATTGGAAGTAATCCGCTTATGTTCCAATTTGAATCTCGTATAACTTATTTCTATGTGATTTTAGTATTAACGATTATCGTGACACTCATAACTTATTTCATCAGTAAATCACGTTTAGGCTTTAACTTGATTGCCATTCGTGAAAATGAAGATGCGGCCCAATCATTGGGAGTAAATACGTTTAAAAATAAAATGATGGCGATAGCAATTAGTGGTGCGCTGACGTCTGTGGGCGGTACATTCTATGCACAATACCTATTGTACATTGACCCACCAACAACATTCGGAAACGATGTGTCCGTATCTATTATTCTACCAGCCATTTTAGGAGGAATGGGAACCATTTTAGGGCCATTCATGGGTGCCTTAATTATTGTACCACTTGGTGAATTAACATCTCACTTTTTTGGTGGCTTTGCTGGGGTTCATTTAATGGTATACGGTTTAATTTTAGTATTAGTAATTTTATTCCTACCAGAAGGTTTAGTTGGTTGGTTCCAAGAAAAAATACGTTTGCGTAAATTGAAGAAGGAGGGGAAAGCAAATGACATTGCTAAAACTTGA
- a CDS encoding isochorismatase family protein, producing the protein MTRIWESALTEIDKIVIEKGGYGQSRGLGKKPILIIIDAQHNYIGADAPIEDQLDEWPSGGGDVAWKGIRKIEQLKALADALEIPVLYTRNVQKKTIQFDSFSTKAKRDQTKYLDGNPASDIVECLKPTDRDIVVDKSYASAFFGTPFISYLVKLKVDTLIIVGGSTSGCVRATAVDAVTHNFNVVIVEDAVFDRIELSHKAALLDLWMKYCDVVPSTDIESYMRSVVKESEEVK; encoded by the coding sequence ATGACAAGAATTTGGGAGTCAGCTTTAACAGAGATTGATAAGATAGTCATTGAAAAAGGAGGCTATGGTCAAAGTCGCGGATTAGGAAAAAAGCCAATTCTTATCATTATTGACGCACAACACAATTACATTGGTGCTGATGCACCGATTGAAGATCAATTAGATGAATGGCCAAGCGGAGGCGGTGACGTGGCTTGGAAAGGGATTCGTAAAATTGAGCAATTAAAGGCGCTAGCAGACGCTCTGGAAATTCCTGTGTTATATACACGCAATGTGCAGAAGAAAACGATTCAATTTGATTCATTCTCGACAAAAGCAAAGAGAGACCAAACAAAATATTTAGATGGCAATCCCGCATCGGATATCGTCGAATGCTTAAAGCCGACTGATCGCGATATCGTGGTTGATAAAAGTTATGCTAGTGCTTTCTTTGGTACACCATTCATTAGCTATTTAGTAAAATTGAAAGTTGATACATTAATTATTGTGGGTGGTTCTACAAGTGGCTGTGTTCGTGCAACCGCGGTAGATGCGGTGACGCATAACTTCAATGTTGTCATTGTAGAAGACGCTGTATTTGATCGCATTGAACTTTCACATAAAGCAGCGCTACTGGATTTATGGATGAAATATTGTGATGTTGTGCCATCGACAGATATCGAGTCCTATATGAGAAGCGTGGTAAAAGAGTCGGAAGAGGTGAAGTAA
- a CDS encoding ABC transporter ATP-binding protein: protein MTLLKLENVVKRFSGLVAVNNVSLQLNEGEILGLIGPNGAGKTTLFHSICGYHTPTEGKISLNGESIHGLKPEYMCARGIARTFQIVQPFGNLTLLENVIVGAFNKVSTYKEAREIAMQQLEYMGMAHKAHDRMKDLTFAEQKKVEVARALATKPKILFLDEVMSGLNPTEVNEFIELIKDIRDSGVTIFFIEHLMSAVMTLSDRVVVMHLGEKIAEGAPEEVTKDPRVVEAYLGGEVVTHA from the coding sequence ATGACATTGCTAAAACTTGAAAATGTTGTGAAGAGATTCTCAGGTCTAGTAGCCGTCAATAATGTTAGTTTACAATTAAATGAAGGTGAAATCCTTGGTTTAATCGGTCCCAATGGTGCTGGTAAAACGACGCTTTTCCATTCAATTTGTGGCTACCATACACCCACGGAGGGAAAGATATCATTAAATGGTGAATCTATTCATGGCTTAAAACCCGAATATATGTGTGCGCGTGGTATTGCGCGGACGTTCCAAATTGTTCAACCATTCGGTAACTTAACGCTACTGGAAAATGTAATTGTAGGTGCCTTTAATAAGGTGAGCACATACAAAGAAGCCAGAGAAATCGCGATGCAGCAACTTGAATACATGGGCATGGCACATAAAGCGCATGATCGCATGAAGGATTTAACGTTCGCGGAGCAAAAGAAGGTTGAAGTTGCCCGCGCATTAGCAACAAAGCCAAAGATTTTGTTCCTGGATGAAGTTATGTCTGGGTTAAATCCAACGGAAGTAAATGAATTTATCGAACTAATCAAAGATATTCGCGATAGCGGTGTGACGATTTTCTTCATTGAGCATTTAATGTCAGCTGTTATGACATTATCGGACCGTGTAGTCGTTATGCATCTTGGTGAAAAAATTGCAGAGGGTGCACCAGAAGAAGTAACGAAAGATCCACGTGTTGTTGAAGCATACCTAGGTGGGGAGGTTGTTACACATGCTTAA